The Xanthomonas indica sequence AAGCGCCTTTGCAAAAAAATTTCAGTCCGTCGCGTCGGCGGCGTCGGCGTCGGCGGCGGCGGCATCCGCCGCGTTGCGCTCGCGCGCCTCGAACCACATGCCGTTGAGGATGGCGGCAGTGGAAGCCAGGCCGACACCGAGAATCCAGGCGAAGTACCACATGATCGTTTCTCCTTGCGGGTGCGTCAGTACGCGTTGGGGTTGTCGTCCAGGGAGGCGGCGGTGACCTTGCCCTTCAGCACGCGGTACACCCAGGTGGTGTAGCCGAGGATGATCGGCAGGAACACCACGGTGGCCAGCAGCATGATCCACAGGGTCAGGTGGCTGCTGGAGGCGTCCCACACGGTCAGGCTGGAGCCCGGCTGGCTGGAGGACGGCAACAGGAACGGGAAGATCGCAAAGCCCACGGTCAGGATGATGCCGGCGATGGCCGCACCGGAGGCGATGAACGCCAGGCCGCCGCGGCGCTTGCGCAGCAGCACCGCGCTGAGCAACAGGCCGAGCAGGCCGGCGGCCGGGGCCAGGGCGGTCAGCGGCATGCTCTGGTAGTTGTGCATCCAGCCGCCGACCTCGCCGAGCACGGCGGTCTTCAGCAGCGGGTTGGTGGCGCCGTCGGTGACCACCTGCGAGGTGACCGCGTAGCCGGGCAGGCCGGTGGCCACCCACACCCCGGCGCCGGCGAACAGCGCACAGGCCGTCAGGGCGGCGACGCTGCCGTAGCGCGCGGCGCGCTCGGCCACCGGGCCGTCGGTCTTCAGCACCAGCATCGCTGCGCCGTGCGCCACCAGCATGCTCACGCTGAGCAGGCCGGCGAGCAGGGCGAACGGCATCAGCAAGCCGAAGAAGCTGCCGGTGTAGAACACCCGCAGGGTGTCGTCGAAGTGGAACGGCACGCCCAGCAGCACGTTGCCCACCGCCACGCCCATGATCAGCGCCGGGATGAAGCCGCCGAGAAACAGCGCCCAGTCCCAGCCGTTGCGCCAGCGTTGGCCGGGCAGCTTGCCGCGGAACTTGAACCCGACCGGGCGCAGGATCAGCGCGAACAGGATCACGAACATGGCCAGGTAGAAGCCGGAGAAGCTGACCGCGTACAGCGGCGGGAATGCGGCGAAGATCGCGCCGCCGCCCAGGATCAACC is a genomic window containing:
- the cydX gene encoding cytochrome bd-I oxidase subunit CydX, producing the protein MWYFAWILGVGLASTAAILNGMWFEARERNAADAAAADADAADATD
- the cydB gene encoding cytochrome d ubiquinol oxidase subunit II, coding for MDFIALDYTTLRVIWWLLLGILLIGFAVMDGFDLGVGALLPFVARTDAERRLVVNTIGPVWEGNQVWLILGGGAIFAAFPPLYAVSFSGFYLAMFVILFALILRPVGFKFRGKLPGQRWRNGWDWALFLGGFIPALIMGVAVGNVLLGVPFHFDDTLRVFYTGSFFGLLMPFALLAGLLSVSMLVAHGAAMLVLKTDGPVAERAARYGSVAALTACALFAGAGVWVATGLPGYAVTSQVVTDGATNPLLKTAVLGEVGGWMHNYQSMPLTALAPAAGLLGLLLSAVLLRKRRGGLAFIASGAAIAGIILTVGFAIFPFLLPSSSQPGSSLTVWDASSSHLTLWIMLLATVVFLPIILGYTTWVYRVLKGKVTAASLDDNPNAY